One Deinococcus psychrotolerans genomic window carries:
- a CDS encoding alpha/beta hydrolase — protein MTSSVHQTTAELNWIHRFESGDDALTLLLLHGTGGDEMSLLTLGKQLAPGANLLSVRGRSLEEGSPRFFRRFSATQYDQTHLMDEADALAQFVQDAVILYGLDGRQVIALGYSNGANIALASLVRWPSAFAGAVLLRPVMPFDAPPQIDLKGMPVLLVHGKRDPFRPLAESLTPYLRRMHADVQEHWLEAGHELTPQDLEVTAGWLRDQTLRLATHPQRT, from the coding sequence ATGACCAGCAGCGTGCACCAGACGACCGCCGAACTGAACTGGATTCACCGCTTTGAATCTGGTGACGACGCCCTGACCCTTCTGCTTTTGCATGGCACTGGCGGCGATGAAATGTCGCTGCTCACACTGGGAAAGCAACTCGCCCCGGGAGCGAATCTACTCAGTGTCAGGGGCCGGTCGCTGGAGGAGGGATCGCCCCGATTCTTCCGCCGCTTCAGCGCCACCCAGTATGACCAGACACATCTTATGGATGAGGCCGATGCACTGGCTCAGTTCGTGCAGGACGCGGTCATCCTCTACGGCTTAGATGGACGGCAGGTCATCGCCTTGGGGTACTCCAATGGAGCCAATATCGCCCTGGCAAGTCTCGTTCGCTGGCCATCCGCATTTGCTGGAGCGGTGTTGCTGCGCCCGGTGATGCCTTTTGACGCCCCACCACAGATCGACCTGAAGGGGATGCCGGTACTTCTCGTGCACGGCAAACGCGATCCCTTCCGGCCCCTGGCGGAGTCGCTGACACCTTACCTGCGCCGGATGCATGCCGATGTTCAGGAGCACTGGCTTGAGGCGGGACATGAGCTGACGCCGCAAGACCTTGAAGTGACCGCCGGGTGGCTCCGAGACCAGACGCTGCGCCTGGCCACACATCCACAGCGAACATGA
- a CDS encoding DUF1211 domain-containing protein — protein sequence MTRRNDEKGTGRIEVFSDGMFATVITLLSLDLTVPELWGNVSVR from the coding sequence GTGACTCGCCGGAATGACGAGAAAGGAACTGGGCGGATTGAGGTGTTCAGCGACGGCATGTTTGCCACCGTGATCACGCTGCTCAGCTTGGATCTGACCGTGCCAGAACTGTGGGGGAATGTCAGTGTCCGCTGA